The following proteins are encoded in a genomic region of Sander lucioperca isolate FBNREF2018 chromosome 23, SLUC_FBN_1.2, whole genome shotgun sequence:
- the LOC116053748 gene encoding OTU domain-containing protein 1, producing the protein MLSSFRNSLAAPFSIKDSFKMQLYNSALTHYPRSSRKVTLTLLTGSERLNGTTPSSPDAHKPEFTQPGATSTTNGDPVRETASSANMPAFSCYEASSMRPVYFTSTAEILIRRPDGVERSLPVHVMRESTTKPPSPDSQHGKSILCDDCDSDVIVDLIDHLRNGTDALFPDCPELVGNHRFHSNSICRPRIEENKRGLGNSSEDDTVSVTNAPYRSNGWDLLHEEELIPSRADQPEDLIKEDFSDLSCGKAAPASDERRAFELSVLQESPQRCQEREGTNNKVTRYLAEVEKQNKYLQERHKYRYHIIPDGNCLYRAVCKATYGDQARHGELREQTVHHIADHLVEFNPIIEGDVGEFLINAAQDGAWAGYPELLAMSQMLNVNIHLTTGGSLESPTVSTMVHYLGEEDASKAAIWLSWLSNGHYDVLLDKCLCNPEYEDWCRHSQMQRKRDEDLAKSMAASLSKMYIEQNGSV; encoded by the coding sequence ATGTTGTCATCTTTCCGTAACAGCCTGGCTGCGCCGTTCAGTATAAAGGACTCCTTCAAAATGCAGTTGTACAACAGTGCGCTGACACACTACCCGAGATCGTCTCGCAAAGTTACATTAACTTTATTGACTGGATCTGAGCGTTTAAACGGGACAACACCGAGCTCCCCTGACGCCCATAAACCAGAGTTTACACAACCAGGCGCAACTTCAACGACCAACGGGGACCCGGTGAGAGAGACTGCTTCTTCCGCAAACATGCCTGCTTTTTCATGTTACGAAGCTTCATCTATGAGGCCAGTTTACTTCACATCGACTGCTGAGATATTAATCCGCAGACCTGATGGAGTCGAGAGGTCTCTGCCTGTCCATGTCATGAGGGAGTCCACGACTAAACCCCCCTCTCCAGACTCACAACATGGTAAAAGTATTCTCTGTGATGACTGTGACTCAGATGTGATTGTGGACTTGATAGATCATCTTAGAAATGGGACGGATGCGCTTTTTCCTGACTGCCCAGAGCTAGTTGGAAATCACCGTTTCCACAGTAACAGCATCTGTAGACCCAGAATTGAAGAAAACAAGAGGGGGCTTGGAAATTCAAGTGAGGATGATACAGTTTCAGTGACTAATGCCCCGTACAGAAGCAATGGATGGGACTTATTACATGAAGAGGAGCTAATTCCCTCCAGAGCAGATCAGCCTGAAGACCTCATAAAGGAAGATTTTAGTGATCTCAGCTGTGGCAAAGCTGCTCCAGCATCAGATGAGAGACGGGCCTTTGAGCTCAGTGTTCTGCAGGAGTCTCCACAGAGATGTCAAGAGAGAGAGGGCACCAACAATAAAGTCACCCGGTACCTGGCTGAAGTGGAGAAACAAAACAAGTACCTTCAGGAGAGGCATAAATACAGGTACCACATTATTCCAGATGGCAACTGTCTGTACAGAGCTGTGTGTAAAGCCACGTACGGGGATCAGGCGAGGCACGGGGAGCTGAGGGAGCAGACGGTGCACCACATCGCTGACCACTTGGTAGAGTTCAACCCCATCATTGAAGGGGATGTAGGAGAGTTCCTGATCAACGCAGCGCAGGATGGTGCCTGGGCGGGGTACCCGGAGCTTCTCGCCATGAGCCAGATGCTGAATGTCAACATTCACCTGACGACAGGGGGGAGTTTGGAGAGCCCCACCGTCTCCACCATGGTGCACTATCTCGGGGAGGAGGATGCTTCCAAAGCGGCTATCTGGCTGAGTTGGCTGAGCAATGGTCACTACGACGTCCTTCTGGACAAGTGTCTCTGTAACCCAGAGTATGAGGACTGGTGCAGACACTCGCAAATGCAGAGGAAACGAGATGAGGACCTGGCAAAGTCGATGGCAGCCTCTTTATCCAAAATGTACATAGAGCAAAATGGATCTGTGTGa